One region of Salinibacterium sp. TMP30 genomic DNA includes:
- a CDS encoding M18 family aminopeptidase, giving the protein MTAAVDHVHDLANFVSASPSSFHAVEEAARRLREAGFSELHEADDWNGARTRKAAKYFVIRDGAIAAWIQPTKATATTPFRILGAHTDSPSFKLKPKPSTGSEGMLQAGVEVYGGPLLNSWLDRELELAGRIIFSDGTTELVRTGPLLRFPQLAVHLDRKVNDGLTLKRQMHMNPVLGLGEQGDADLLEHLASLLSSESSQRSAADIDGYDIVVADTAAPAVFGLDEKLFASGRLDNLSSVHAGLVALIGLTTKLDHIPVFVAFDHEEVGSATRSGAAGPFLADLLARIGGGLGGTDTDRMRAVANSWCLSSDAGHAAHPNYPERHDPANRPRLGGGPLLKINANQRYATDGVGAAEWARACRQASVKYQEFVSSNDMPCGSTIGPITATRLGIRTIDVGLPLLSMHSAREMCGVADPIALSNAIAAFFSPA; this is encoded by the coding sequence ATGACTGCCGCCGTTGACCACGTCCATGATCTCGCTAACTTCGTTTCCGCATCGCCATCGTCGTTTCATGCGGTAGAAGAGGCCGCTCGTCGCCTTCGCGAGGCCGGCTTTAGCGAGCTCCACGAGGCGGATGACTGGAATGGTGCTCGCACGCGTAAAGCTGCAAAGTATTTCGTGATTCGCGACGGTGCGATCGCAGCGTGGATCCAGCCGACCAAAGCAACCGCAACGACTCCCTTTCGCATCCTCGGCGCTCACACAGATTCGCCGAGTTTCAAGCTCAAACCAAAACCAAGCACGGGCAGCGAAGGGATGCTGCAGGCTGGTGTCGAAGTTTATGGTGGCCCGCTGCTGAACTCGTGGCTCGACCGCGAGCTTGAGTTGGCAGGCCGAATCATCTTCAGCGATGGAACCACAGAGTTGGTGCGCACCGGACCTCTGTTGCGGTTTCCGCAGCTCGCGGTGCATCTTGATCGCAAAGTCAATGACGGCTTGACCCTGAAACGCCAGATGCACATGAATCCGGTCCTTGGATTGGGCGAGCAAGGAGATGCCGATCTGCTTGAGCACCTCGCGTCGCTTCTCTCCTCGGAGTCGTCCCAGCGTTCCGCCGCCGACATCGATGGCTACGACATCGTTGTTGCCGATACCGCCGCCCCCGCCGTGTTCGGGCTTGATGAGAAGCTGTTTGCCTCAGGTCGACTCGACAATCTTTCATCGGTTCATGCCGGTCTCGTCGCGCTCATCGGTCTCACTACCAAGCTTGACCACATTCCCGTGTTCGTAGCTTTCGATCATGAAGAGGTTGGTTCGGCTACCCGCTCGGGTGCCGCAGGCCCGTTCCTCGCTGACCTCCTTGCGCGCATTGGTGGCGGGTTAGGTGGCACCGACACCGACCGGATGCGTGCCGTGGCCAATTCGTGGTGCCTTTCATCAGACGCGGGTCACGCCGCGCACCCCAACTACCCAGAACGTCACGATCCCGCGAATCGCCCTCGTCTCGGTGGGGGCCCGTTGCTCAAAATCAATGCGAATCAGCGCTACGCCACCGACGGCGTTGGCGCAGCAGAATGGGCCCGCGCCTGCCGCCAAGCCAGCGTCAAATACCAAGAGTTCGTCTCGAGCAACGACATGCCGTGTGGCTCAACGATTGGTCCGATCACAGCGACCCGTCTCGGTATCCGCACAATCGATGTGGGCCTACCGTTGCTGTCAATGCATTCAGCTCGTGAAATGTGTGGTGTGGCCGATCCGATCGCGCTGAGCAACGCAATTGCGGCGTTCTTTTCTCCGGCCTAG
- a CDS encoding ZIP family zinc transporter, whose product MPDFLIAGGAAFVSGTMLVVGALVSWFVKVPGSVTAGIMAFGAGVLLSTLAYELVQEAKDGGGVTATIAGCLAGAILFVIADAILSRYGAQHRKRSTALQSSENEKQGSGTAIAIGALFDGIPESLVLGLSVVATGGVSMALLIAFGLSNVPEGLSASAGMKQSGRSAKYVFSVWGGIAVASGIAAMVGTFALASASQSTVAFVTSVAAGAILAMLSNTMIPEAFARDRTITGLIVTVGFLTAFALHELG is encoded by the coding sequence ATGCCCGACTTTCTGATCGCTGGTGGGGCCGCATTTGTATCGGGCACCATGCTGGTAGTCGGAGCGCTCGTGTCATGGTTTGTGAAAGTACCAGGATCCGTCACCGCCGGAATTATGGCATTCGGAGCCGGCGTGCTGCTCTCAACGCTCGCCTACGAGCTCGTGCAAGAAGCCAAAGACGGAGGTGGCGTCACCGCGACCATCGCGGGATGCCTTGCCGGAGCAATCCTCTTTGTGATCGCTGACGCCATCCTTTCTCGATACGGTGCGCAACACCGCAAACGATCCACGGCGCTGCAATCCTCTGAGAACGAGAAGCAGGGCAGCGGCACAGCTATTGCAATTGGGGCGCTCTTTGACGGCATCCCCGAGTCTCTTGTTCTCGGGCTCAGCGTCGTGGCAACCGGAGGCGTGAGCATGGCACTTCTCATCGCATTCGGCCTTTCGAACGTGCCTGAAGGCCTCTCGGCATCAGCCGGGATGAAGCAGTCAGGGCGGTCAGCAAAATACGTGTTCAGTGTCTGGGGAGGAATCGCAGTCGCGAGCGGAATCGCCGCAATGGTGGGCACCTTCGCGCTCGCAAGCGCGAGTCAGTCGACGGTCGCATTCGTCACTAGCGTCGCTGCCGGGGCCATCCTCGCGATGCTGTCAAACACAATGATTCCGGAAGCATTCGCGCGCGACAGAACGATTACTGGACTGATCGTTACCGTCGGCTTCCTCACCGCATTCGCGCTTCACGAACTCGGCTAG
- a CDS encoding ABC transporter ATP-binding protein, with protein MPDAKTLSPALEITGLTKRFGDKLAVNSVDLVVPRGSFFGLVGPNGAGKTTTLSMATGLLRPDSGTVSVHGLDVWTNLVESKKRIGVLSDGVRLFDRLTGLQLVTYAGLLSGMDRAVVAERAADLLDVFDLVAASGTLVVDYSAGMTKKIALACALIHAPQVLVLDEPFESVDPVSGANIRDILHGFVESGGTVIVSSHAMDLVQRMCDHVAVIADGRVLVSGTTDEVRGDSTLEDRFVELVGGRRHGKGPEWLRIS; from the coding sequence GTGCCCGATGCCAAAACTCTCTCGCCAGCCCTAGAAATCACAGGACTTACTAAACGATTTGGCGACAAGCTCGCGGTGAATTCTGTCGACCTTGTTGTTCCACGCGGATCCTTTTTTGGCCTAGTCGGCCCGAATGGCGCGGGAAAGACCACAACACTCTCGATGGCTACAGGGCTGCTCCGCCCCGACTCAGGCACCGTGTCGGTGCACGGTCTCGACGTCTGGACCAATCTTGTGGAGTCGAAAAAGCGTATCGGTGTGCTGAGTGACGGTGTGCGCCTATTTGATCGTCTCACTGGCTTGCAACTGGTGACCTACGCCGGTCTCTTGAGCGGAATGGATCGCGCAGTGGTCGCGGAACGTGCTGCCGACCTGCTTGACGTGTTCGATCTCGTGGCCGCCAGCGGAACGCTTGTAGTTGATTACTCCGCGGGCATGACAAAGAAGATCGCTCTCGCCTGCGCCCTGATCCATGCACCTCAAGTACTCGTGCTCGATGAACCGTTCGAATCCGTCGACCCTGTCTCCGGGGCAAACATTCGCGACATTCTGCACGGTTTCGTCGAATCTGGTGGAACGGTGATCGTCTCGAGCCACGCGATGGACTTAGTGCAGCGAATGTGCGATCACGTCGCCGTCATCGCGGACGGGCGAGTTCTTGTATCCGGAACCACAGACGAAGTACGGGGAGACTCCACCCTCGAAGACCGCTTTGTCGAACTGGTCGGCGGACGACGCCACGGAAAGGGCCCGGAATGGTTGCGCATCTCGTAA
- a CDS encoding transporter: MVAHLVRLRFRLLLNGLSRSPWQAVAVVLGTLYAVFLLFLAVVGLFTMSFAPDEVGRTVSVLGGAVLVLGWTVLPLLSSGIDETVEPAKLAVFPIPLNTLVLALAVSGLLGVPGIVTTLATFATSLIWWQTPIIAVVAVACGAVGAATCIVGSRMLAALTVRISSGRRAREAKTVLVLIPLILLGPAILGVSSLFREFSDVFPTIAGVVAWTPIGAIWAVPGDLALGNPGEAALHALTGLATLTLAVFVWRWAIDRALERPAHSTTSASSHRGLGWFRVFPGTPSGAVAARALTYWIRDPRYTQSLISVPLVPTLVFFYSGASGDLSGLLFVGPIVAVLLGMSIYTDVSYDNTAFSLHLQTGVSGQADRWGRVVGVSVFAIPVTIILTVASVWVSDSWERLAGLLGISLGLLLTGLALSSVVSGRFAFSVPAPGDNPFKSRPGGGFTLMLSMFASWTALAILSLPEMIVALLGFATDQPLLGWIALLLGIGLGAALLVIGVRWGGKILDQRGAELLVQLQRQK; encoded by the coding sequence ATGGTTGCGCATCTCGTAAGGCTGCGCTTTCGACTGCTCCTCAACGGGCTCAGTCGCAGTCCGTGGCAAGCAGTCGCGGTCGTTCTCGGCACACTCTATGCGGTATTTCTCCTATTCTTGGCAGTAGTCGGACTCTTCACGATGAGTTTTGCGCCTGATGAAGTTGGCCGCACCGTGAGCGTGCTCGGCGGCGCAGTCTTGGTGCTCGGATGGACCGTGTTGCCCCTATTGAGTTCCGGCATCGACGAAACTGTTGAGCCCGCGAAGCTCGCCGTGTTCCCTATTCCCCTCAACACACTCGTGCTCGCCCTCGCCGTCAGCGGGCTCTTGGGGGTTCCCGGAATCGTCACCACGTTGGCCACCTTCGCGACGAGCCTAATCTGGTGGCAAACACCGATAATTGCAGTCGTCGCCGTTGCGTGTGGGGCTGTCGGTGCTGCGACCTGCATTGTCGGATCCCGGATGCTCGCAGCACTGACAGTTCGAATCTCAAGTGGTCGCCGCGCCCGCGAAGCAAAGACAGTATTGGTCCTCATCCCGCTGATTCTGCTTGGTCCGGCAATTTTGGGTGTTTCGTCGCTCTTTCGCGAGTTCTCAGACGTATTCCCGACTATTGCCGGCGTCGTCGCGTGGACCCCAATCGGTGCTATTTGGGCGGTGCCCGGCGACCTCGCTCTGGGTAACCCTGGTGAAGCGGCACTTCATGCTCTGACCGGACTTGCAACACTCACGCTCGCAGTGTTCGTGTGGCGTTGGGCAATCGATCGTGCGCTCGAACGCCCAGCGCACTCGACAACTAGCGCCAGCTCTCACCGCGGTCTCGGCTGGTTCCGGGTGTTTCCTGGTACCCCGAGCGGCGCAGTGGCTGCACGCGCTCTTACTTACTGGATTCGTGATCCCCGATACACCCAGTCCCTCATTAGCGTTCCGCTCGTGCCCACGTTGGTATTTTTCTACAGCGGTGCCAGCGGAGACCTTAGCGGTCTGCTTTTTGTTGGGCCGATTGTTGCTGTGCTTCTCGGCATGTCGATCTATACAGACGTCTCCTACGACAACACCGCGTTCAGTCTGCATTTACAGACTGGAGTAAGTGGCCAAGCAGACCGGTGGGGGAGAGTGGTTGGCGTGTCCGTTTTTGCAATTCCGGTCACGATCATCCTTACCGTGGCCAGCGTGTGGGTTAGTGACAGCTGGGAACGCCTTGCGGGTTTGCTGGGAATTTCACTTGGCCTGCTGCTGACTGGGCTAGCGCTCTCTTCGGTGGTCTCCGGCCGGTTTGCTTTCTCCGTGCCCGCCCCCGGGGATAACCCATTCAAGTCACGTCCCGGAGGGGGTTTCACTCTCATGCTCTCTATGTTCGCCTCGTGGACGGCGCTAGCAATTTTGTCGCTGCCCGAGATGATCGTGGCACTGCTCGGTTTTGCGACCGATCAACCGCTACTCGGATGGATAGCGCTGCTGCTCGGAATAGGCCTCGGTGCGGCGCTGCTGGTCATCGGTGTTCGTTGGGGCGGAAAGATTCTCGATCAGCGCGGCGCCGAACTCTTAGTTCAGCTTCAGCGACAGAAATAG
- a CDS encoding GNAT family N-acetyltransferase gives MTTQFVHEADSNRYVMNVDGTLVAVAEYRSNDGSISFTHTYTQPDHRGKGYAADLVTFAMDDVELNSSKRVLPMCWYVAEWFEANPLRADLLSR, from the coding sequence ATGACCACCCAATTTGTTCACGAAGCAGACTCGAACCGCTACGTGATGAATGTTGATGGCACTCTCGTCGCCGTTGCGGAATACCGATCTAACGACGGTTCGATTTCTTTTACTCACACCTACACGCAGCCAGACCACCGCGGTAAAGGCTATGCGGCAGATCTCGTCACATTCGCGATGGACGACGTTGAGTTGAACTCCTCGAAGCGAGTTCTGCCAATGTGCTGGTACGTCGCCGAGTGGTTCGAGGCGAATCCGTTACGCGCAGATTTGCTTTCTCGCTAG
- a CDS encoding glutathione peroxidase, producing the protein MTELRNIPLTTIDGTTTSLADFRDKVVLIVNVASRCGLAPQYEQLEQLQKTYGERGFAVLGFPSNQFLQELSTEDAIKEYCSTTWGVTFPMFEKAKLNGKSAHPLYAELKKTPDRTGKAGRVTWNFEKFLVTPDNQVHRFRPTTVPDDPAIVRAIEAALPA; encoded by the coding sequence GTGACTGAACTCCGCAACATCCCCTTGACCACCATTGACGGCACCACAACGTCTCTCGCCGATTTTCGCGACAAAGTCGTGTTGATCGTGAACGTCGCTTCGCGGTGCGGTCTCGCTCCGCAGTACGAACAGCTTGAGCAGTTGCAGAAAACGTATGGCGAACGTGGATTCGCGGTATTGGGCTTTCCGAGTAATCAGTTTTTGCAGGAGCTGAGCACTGAAGATGCGATCAAAGAATACTGTTCAACAACATGGGGCGTCACCTTTCCCATGTTCGAGAAGGCGAAGCTCAACGGCAAGTCGGCGCACCCGCTCTATGCGGAACTCAAAAAGACACCAGACCGCACCGGCAAAGCCGGGCGCGTGACCTGGAACTTCGAAAAATTCTTGGTCACCCCCGACAACCAAGTGCACCGCTTTCGACCAACGACAGTTCCGGATGATCCCGCCATCGTCCGTGCAATAGAGGCTGCTCTCCCGGCCTAG
- a CDS encoding DnaJ domain-containing protein → MPDSPLSASAYEVLGVEASASDAELKKAFRRALRETHPDTGGDPERFAAVQHAWDRVGTPEKRRGYDSGAASRSRNSRSSESGAASSPFAARGASQAREDSRPRARAYGHPGGWRRERFLESMREWVGRGVALDDPYDPALVRSAPREIRRTLADALAEEATARTVSTLGIGFTIWHDVATGSPDRKIDHVVLGPTGLFAILSEDFGGPVKVRRGELIGPDVQPEKPMHELTSRAKSLSRQLKVAFTCFVIVVPDDSLAQPQVPLGSARGQPTMVVRQSVLAHLLRTGPEVSRSRHIGGNELFDVRTRLSNGITFVE, encoded by the coding sequence ATGCCCGATAGTCCCCTATCAGCGAGTGCCTACGAGGTTCTCGGTGTAGAGGCCTCGGCTAGCGATGCCGAGCTGAAGAAGGCATTTCGGCGGGCGCTTCGCGAGACCCACCCCGACACAGGGGGAGACCCCGAGCGCTTTGCCGCGGTGCAGCACGCGTGGGATCGCGTAGGTACTCCAGAGAAACGGCGCGGCTACGATTCCGGCGCTGCTTCACGCTCTCGTAATTCTCGCTCCAGTGAATCAGGTGCGGCTAGTTCGCCCTTTGCTGCGAGGGGTGCCTCGCAGGCTCGTGAGGACTCTCGCCCTCGAGCTCGAGCCTATGGACACCCGGGCGGATGGCGCCGGGAGCGTTTTCTCGAGAGCATGCGCGAATGGGTTGGGCGAGGTGTCGCGCTCGATGACCCCTACGATCCGGCGCTCGTACGGAGTGCGCCGCGGGAGATCCGCCGCACACTCGCTGATGCACTCGCCGAAGAGGCAACCGCCCGCACTGTCAGCACGCTCGGTATTGGCTTCACTATCTGGCATGATGTCGCCACCGGGAGCCCTGACCGCAAGATCGATCACGTCGTGCTCGGACCGACCGGGTTGTTTGCGATCCTCTCTGAAGACTTCGGCGGCCCTGTAAAGGTTCGTCGTGGCGAACTTATCGGCCCCGACGTTCAGCCAGAGAAGCCCATGCATGAGCTGACTTCACGAGCAAAGTCGCTCAGTCGACAGCTCAAGGTAGCGTTCACGTGCTTCGTGATTGTTGTTCCTGATGATTCCCTTGCTCAACCGCAAGTGCCACTCGGATCGGCGCGCGGACAGCCGACAATGGTGGTGCGCCAGAGCGTTCTCGCTCACCTTCTGCGTACCGGACCAGAAGTATCCCGCAGCCGCCACATCGGCGGCAACGAACTCTTCGACGTTCGTACCAGGCTCAGCAATGGAATTACTTTCGTCGAATAG
- a CDS encoding amino acid permease, with amino-acid sequence MKTNATLPRRVNTFDATMIGLGSMIGAGVFAAFVPAVQAAGAGLLIGLGIAAVVAWCNAAASAQLAAVYPVAGGTYAYGRERLGPWWGFFAGWSFLVGKTASCAAMALVFAAYVAPVGWEKPIAIVAVVALTIVNLLGVTRTALATKIIVIFVVLVLVGVLVAAVSSPSLGAHAITFAGDVSLYGILQSAGLLFFAFAGYARIATLGEEVIDPQRAIPRAIMFALAITAVLYLALGVVMLSVLGGDGLAQSQAPVADLLEAAGWGSASRLVAITAGVASLGALLALMAGIGRTAFAMSRNDDVPRWLGAVHPKFSVPYRAELVLAFVVIAIVSVADLRGAIAFSSFGVLLYYFVANVAAFTQPVTQRRVPRFINVLGATGCLVLVVTVPLVGIAVGVLILILGIPVRLLSNRQSGALSDLGA; translated from the coding sequence GTGAAGACGAACGCCACGCTTCCTCGGCGAGTGAACACGTTCGACGCCACCATGATTGGTCTTGGATCAATGATCGGTGCCGGGGTGTTCGCGGCTTTTGTGCCCGCCGTTCAGGCCGCAGGGGCCGGGCTCCTCATTGGTCTCGGTATAGCCGCAGTTGTTGCGTGGTGCAACGCCGCAGCTTCCGCGCAGCTCGCCGCAGTGTATCCAGTCGCCGGCGGAACGTATGCGTACGGACGCGAGCGACTTGGTCCTTGGTGGGGCTTTTTCGCCGGATGGTCGTTTCTTGTCGGAAAAACTGCAAGTTGCGCCGCGATGGCCCTCGTATTCGCCGCGTATGTGGCGCCTGTTGGATGGGAGAAGCCGATCGCTATCGTGGCGGTCGTCGCACTAACGATAGTGAACCTTCTCGGCGTAACGCGCACGGCATTGGCGACAAAAATCATCGTGATCTTTGTGGTCCTTGTACTCGTTGGTGTTCTGGTCGCAGCAGTAAGCTCACCCTCATTGGGAGCGCACGCGATCACTTTCGCGGGCGACGTCAGTCTTTACGGAATCCTTCAGTCAGCGGGACTGCTCTTCTTCGCGTTTGCCGGATACGCCCGGATAGCGACGCTAGGTGAAGAAGTTATCGACCCTCAGCGGGCGATTCCTCGAGCAATCATGTTCGCCCTAGCCATCACTGCTGTGCTTTACCTCGCGTTGGGCGTGGTCATGCTCTCTGTGCTCGGAGGGGACGGTCTGGCGCAGTCGCAGGCGCCTGTTGCTGATCTGTTGGAGGCCGCTGGTTGGGGTTCGGCTTCCAGGCTTGTTGCGATAACCGCCGGTGTCGCCTCTCTCGGGGCTCTCTTGGCGCTGATGGCAGGAATCGGTCGCACGGCGTTCGCCATGTCGCGAAACGATGATGTGCCGCGCTGGCTGGGAGCCGTGCATCCAAAGTTTTCTGTGCCGTATCGGGCCGAGCTGGTTCTTGCGTTCGTCGTGATCGCAATTGTGTCAGTAGCCGACCTGCGTGGCGCAATCGCTTTCTCATCGTTTGGTGTTCTGCTCTACTACTTTGTGGCGAACGTCGCTGCCTTCACTCAGCCGGTAACACAGCGACGGGTACCGCGATTTATCAACGTGTTGGGCGCCACTGGATGTTTAGTGCTCGTAGTAACGGTTCCACTTGTTGGTATCGCGGTTGGGGTGCTCATTCTGATACTAGGGATTCCTGTGCGTTTGTTGTCCAACCGACAATCTGGCGCACTTTCCGATCTTGGCGCATAA
- a CDS encoding endonuclease/exonuclease/phosphatase family protein: MRVISYNLRKNKAATELAALAETTDLDALCLQEVIASELPTEIGDLHLADSTKNNRLGLAVYYRRERYEQTASQAFELKKSLHDRVFTPTPERLVGSRLVDRDSGEELVLASFHAAPLTALNSLRRNQIKAAHELLQTLGSGAPILMVGDYNYPLFKDGLTQRVKKTGYDLSLSDRMTYTNYKFFRGHFDFVTSQGFTIEGVETLTRGASDHLPILVSAEYGTTNTHHSTMSAEPLAS, translated from the coding sequence ATTCGCGTAATTAGCTACAACCTTCGTAAAAACAAGGCTGCCACAGAGTTGGCCGCACTCGCAGAAACGACTGATTTGGACGCCCTGTGCCTTCAAGAGGTCATAGCTTCTGAGCTTCCTACCGAGATTGGTGATTTGCATCTTGCAGATTCGACCAAAAACAACAGGCTCGGGCTTGCCGTCTACTATCGGCGCGAACGCTATGAGCAGACCGCGAGCCAGGCATTTGAGCTCAAGAAGTCGCTTCATGATCGAGTCTTCACGCCGACCCCCGAACGTCTTGTTGGCTCTCGGTTAGTCGACCGCGATTCTGGCGAGGAGCTGGTTTTAGCGTCATTCCATGCCGCGCCGCTCACCGCGCTCAATTCGTTACGTCGTAATCAAATCAAGGCAGCACACGAACTTTTGCAGACCCTCGGTTCGGGCGCACCGATTCTTATGGTCGGGGACTACAACTATCCGCTGTTTAAAGACGGACTAACCCAACGCGTAAAGAAGACGGGCTACGACCTTTCGCTCAGCGATCGCATGACCTACACGAATTACAAATTTTTCCGCGGTCATTTCGATTTCGTCACCTCGCAGGGGTTTACGATCGAGGGCGTAGAGACCCTCACCCGTGGAGCGTCTGATCATTTGCCGATCTTGGTAAGCGCCGAATACGGGACCACCAACACACACCATTCCACGATGTCAGCGGAGCCACTCGCAAGCTAG
- a CDS encoding SulP family inorganic anion transporter, producing the protein MLTALRTPRLLTREILAGLVVALALIPEAISFSIIAGVDPRVGLFSSFVMAVSIAFLGGRPAMITAATGAIALVIAPVAREYGMDYFIATVILGGLLQVIMGVLGVAKLMRFIPRSVMLGFVNSLAILIFMAQLPQLINVPWMVYPLVGIGLIIMVLMPRFTKIIPAPLVAIVLITLATVTMAIAVPTVGDQGELPRSLPELFIPNVPLTWETLSIIGPFALAMALVGLLESLLTAKLVDDITDTHSRKTREAWGQGVANVLSGLFGGMGGCAMIGQTMINVKASGARTRISTFLAGIFLLILVVVLGDIVAIIPMAALVAVMIIVAVSTFNWHSVQLSTLKRMPLSETVVMVATVVVVVVTHNLAIGVLVGVVVAMVAFARRVAHFATVERTLPEDETVPTAYYRVNGELFFASSNDLTTQFEYSDDPDRVIIDMSNSHIWDASTVAALDAITTKYERHGKRVVLIGLNEASQYMHERLAGNLGGEG; encoded by the coding sequence GTGCTCACGGCACTCCGCACGCCGCGCCTCCTCACCCGCGAGATTCTGGCTGGCCTTGTGGTTGCATTGGCCCTTATCCCTGAGGCGATTTCGTTCTCGATCATCGCGGGTGTCGACCCGAGGGTTGGGCTGTTTTCCTCATTCGTGATGGCCGTATCGATCGCATTTCTCGGTGGCAGACCAGCGATGATCACCGCGGCTACGGGCGCGATTGCACTAGTGATTGCCCCGGTAGCGCGCGAATATGGCATGGACTACTTCATCGCCACCGTAATCCTGGGCGGACTTCTCCAGGTGATTATGGGAGTGCTAGGCGTAGCCAAACTCATGCGGTTCATTCCCCGCAGCGTCATGCTCGGCTTCGTGAACTCACTCGCAATACTGATCTTCATGGCGCAATTACCGCAGCTCATTAACGTGCCGTGGATGGTTTATCCGCTCGTTGGTATCGGACTCATCATCATGGTGCTGATGCCTCGCTTCACGAAGATTATCCCCGCACCTCTGGTTGCAATTGTGTTAATCACTCTCGCGACCGTGACAATGGCAATCGCAGTGCCCACCGTCGGTGATCAGGGCGAACTCCCCCGTAGCCTTCCCGAACTGTTTATCCCGAACGTTCCCCTCACGTGGGAGACGCTCTCCATCATTGGACCGTTCGCACTCGCGATGGCGCTCGTTGGCCTCCTCGAGTCGCTCCTCACCGCCAAGCTCGTTGACGACATCACCGACACCCACTCACGCAAGACGCGTGAAGCCTGGGGTCAAGGTGTTGCGAATGTGCTTTCGGGGCTGTTCGGCGGAATGGGCGGATGCGCGATGATCGGTCAGACGATGATCAACGTGAAGGCATCGGGTGCCCGCACTCGCATCTCGACCTTCTTGGCAGGCATCTTCTTGCTCATCCTGGTTGTTGTCCTAGGAGACATCGTTGCGATCATCCCCATGGCCGCGCTCGTTGCCGTAATGATCATTGTTGCGGTCTCTACCTTCAACTGGCACAGCGTGCAGTTGTCAACTCTCAAGCGGATGCCGTTGAGCGAGACGGTCGTCATGGTTGCCACCGTTGTGGTTGTCGTTGTGACCCACAACCTCGCCATTGGCGTGCTCGTCGGTGTCGTCGTTGCGATGGTCGCTTTCGCCCGTCGCGTCGCACACTTTGCAACAGTCGAGCGCACGCTACCCGAGGACGAGACGGTTCCGACCGCCTACTACCGTGTGAACGGCGAACTTTTCTTTGCTTCCAGTAACGACTTGACGACCCAGTTCGAGTATTCAGATGACCCCGATCGGGTCATCATCGACATGTCGAACTCGCACATTTGGGATGCATCAACGGTTGCGGCACTTGATGCGATCACGACCAAGTATGAGCGCCACGGAAAGCGCGTGGTTCTTATCGGCCTCAACGAAGCCAGCCAATACATGCACGAGCGTCTCGCCGGTAACTTGGGCGGCGAAGGCTAA